Proteins from one Rosa chinensis cultivar Old Blush chromosome 7, RchiOBHm-V2, whole genome shotgun sequence genomic window:
- the LOC112179470 gene encoding J domain-containing protein DDB_G0295729, whose translation MDHNPNRAEAERLLGIAEKLLQNRDLSSSRDFAILAQETEPLLDGSDQILAVVDVLLAADKRVNNHHDWYSILQVDRRSDDHDLIKRSYRRLALLLHPDKNKYAFAEHAFKLVADAWAVLSDPAKKPVFDTELGLYSPVDLTAAAAAASNPNKLPVRRGQNARNDGVSDEQQQNQQRSRLSSFWTACPYCYILYEYPRVYENCCLRCQNCKRGFEAVLVPNLPPLVQGQDAYYCCWGFFPMGFVGGSSANGGKGKAAATAPAFPTWMPPIFTTPPPPPQNKTPETSRAPPVNVPPPPAPVPAAATVDVMLNFSGGNSNSGTGTNPKKRGRPRKLT comes from the coding sequence ATGGACCACAATCCGAACAGAGCCGAAGCCGAGCGGTTGCTCGGAATCGCCGAGAAGCTTCTACAGAACCGAGATCTGAGCAGCTCGCGCGACTTCGCCATTCTGGCGCAAGAAACAGAGCCGCTATTGGACGGCTCCGATCAGATCTTAGCCGTCGTCGACGTCCTCCTAGCCGCCGATAAGCGCGTAAACAACCACCACGACTGGTACTCCATTCTCCAGGTGGATCGCCGATCCGACGACCACGATCTGATCAAGAGATCGTACCGACGGCTGGCGTTGCTCCTCCACCCGGACAAGAACAAATACGCCTTCGCCGAGCACGCCTTCAAGCTCGTCGCCGATGCATGGGCCGTTCTCTCCGACCCGGCCAAGAAGCCGGTCTTCGACACCGAGCTGGGCCTCTACAGCCCAGTCGATCTCACCGCCGCCGCTGCAGCAGCCTCCAATCCGAACAAGCTTCCGGTGCGGCGGGGGCAGAATGCTCGAAACGACGGCGTTTCGGACGAGCAGCAGCAAAATCAACAGAGGTCGAGATTATCGAGCTTCTGGACGGCGTGTCCTTACTGTTATATACTGTATGAGTACCCTAGGGTTTATGAGAATTGCTGTTTGAGGTGTCAGAATTGTAAGAGAGGGTTTGAGGCCGTTTTGGTCCCGAATTTGCCGCCATTGGTGCAAGGCCAGGATGCCTATTACTGTTGCTGGGGCTTCTTCCCCATGGGGTTTGTTGGTGGCAGCTCAGCCAATGGAGGAAAGGGAAAGGCGGCTGCCACCGCGCCGGCCTTCCCCACTTGGATGCCACCGATTTTCACaacgccgccgccgccgccacagAATAAAACCCCTGAGACTTCCAGGGCACCCCCTGTGAATGTGCCGCCGCCACCTGCCCCGGTGCCCGCGGCGGCAACGGTTGATGTAATGTTGAATTTTTCGGGTGGGAACTCGAATTCAGGGACAGGGACTAATCCAAAGAAGAGGGGACGGCCGCGGAAGTTAACTTAG